From Flavobacterium sp. 102, a single genomic window includes:
- a CDS encoding putative quinol monooxygenase, whose protein sequence is MFVRIVKMSFHQENIPMFLENFDSIKEKIRGSEGNRFLELYQDKNNPCIFFTYSYWETEEDLENYRRSALFDDVWTFTKKLFNDKPEAWSVDKVFSIQ, encoded by the coding sequence TAAAAATGAGCTTTCACCAAGAAAATATTCCAATGTTTTTGGAAAATTTTGACAGCATTAAAGAAAAGATACGTGGTTCAGAAGGCAATCGTTTTTTGGAGTTGTATCAAGACAAAAACAATCCGTGTATTTTCTTTACCTATAGTTATTGGGAAACCGAAGAAGATTTGGAAAATTACAGAAGATCAGCTTTGTTTGATGACGTTTGGACATTTACCAAAAAACTATTCAATGACAAACCGGAAGCATGGAGCGTGGATAAAGTGTTCAGTATTCAGTAA
- the gldF gene encoding gliding motility-associated ABC transporter permease subunit GldF, producing MKSIALREIKSFFGSPIGYLVIAIFLLLNGLFLWVFDGEYNILQSGFADLSPFFTLAPWILIFLIPAVTMRSFSDEKKQGTIELLLTKPLSIWQIVNGKFLGSLLLIVIALIPTLVYVYVISSLGSPEGNIDMGSTMGSYFGLLFLVASYTAIGIFTSTLSENQIVSFLLSVFLCFAFYFGFEGVSNYVTGFEDIVSKIGMDYHFKSMSRGVLDTRDILYFVSVAFLFLSFTVYKLKSLKS from the coding sequence ATGAAATCAATCGCATTACGAGAAATAAAATCCTTTTTTGGTTCGCCGATAGGTTATTTGGTGATCGCCATTTTTCTTTTGCTCAACGGATTATTCCTTTGGGTTTTCGACGGAGAATATAATATTTTGCAAAGCGGTTTTGCTGATTTGAGTCCGTTTTTCACTTTAGCGCCATGGATATTGATTTTCCTGATCCCGGCAGTGACCATGCGTAGTTTTTCGGATGAGAAAAAGCAAGGTACTATTGAGCTTTTATTGACCAAACCCTTATCGATTTGGCAAATCGTAAACGGCAAATTTTTAGGTTCTTTACTTCTAATTGTAATCGCACTTATTCCAACATTGGTTTATGTTTACGTGATTTCAAGTTTGGGTTCGCCAGAAGGCAATATCGATATGGGAAGTACAATGGGTTCTTATTTTGGACTCTTATTTTTAGTGGCTTCTTATACCGCAATCGGCATCTTCACTTCTACCCTTTCTGAAAATCAAATTGTATCATTTTTACTTTCGGTGTTTTTGTGTTTTGCTTTTTATTTTGGATTTGAAGGTGTTTCCAATTATGTAACAGGTTTTGAAGATATCGTTTCCAAAATCGGGATGGATTATCATTTCAAAAGCATGTCTCGCGGCGTATTGGATACTCGTGATATTTTGTATTTTGTAAGTGTGGCCTTTTTGTTTTTATCGTTTACTGTGTATAAATTAAAATCCCTGAAATCATAA
- the gldG gene encoding gliding motility-associated ABC transporter substrate-binding protein GldG produces the protein MMSASKNNLKKIAVTLLFVVVLNFAGHFAFQRFDLTADKRYTLSETSLKIVSEVKEPLYIDVFLEGEFPGEFKKLQTETQQLLEEFKAENPNIIFQFVNPMEDEEQQDATIQSFLERGLTPVNVTVNDKGQQTQEVVFPWAVATCGDRVVKVPLLKNMMGASTAEKVISSVQHLEYAFANAINTVAKAKQKKVIILNGNGELEDRYIANFITAVRENYYIGPFTLDSVAKSPNETLKYLKKYDLAIIAKPTEAFSDEEKQVLDQFIINGGKTLWLVDQVNMEMDSLYNETGTNLAFPRDLGLNDMFFKYGVRIRPDLIFDLQNTPIALATGEQGSATQYTQYPWFYSPMVYPTTNNPIVSNLDGIKFDFASPIELLGNDIKKTVLLQSSKVSRLVGTPSQVSLEVVSLRPEPKEFAGKGNYPVAVLLEGQFHSMYENRVLPFKDNTFKNLGKANKMIVVSDGDIIKNQLDKNGAPLELGYDKWTNNLYANKEFMMNCVNYLLDDNGLINIRSKEVDLPILDKQKVYDNYTYSQVVTVAVPIVILLLFGVAFTFLRKRKYSK, from the coding sequence ATAATGAGCGCGTCTAAAAACAACTTAAAAAAAATAGCTGTTACCCTACTATTTGTAGTGGTTTTGAACTTTGCCGGTCATTTTGCGTTCCAACGATTTGACTTAACAGCCGACAAACGGTATACGCTTTCTGAAACTTCCTTAAAGATTGTAAGCGAAGTTAAAGAACCTCTTTATATTGACGTCTTCTTAGAAGGTGAATTTCCGGGTGAATTCAAAAAACTGCAAACAGAAACCCAACAATTATTAGAAGAATTCAAAGCCGAAAATCCAAATATCATCTTCCAGTTCGTCAATCCGATGGAAGACGAAGAACAACAAGATGCGACTATTCAATCATTTTTGGAACGCGGTTTAACTCCGGTTAATGTAACTGTAAATGACAAAGGCCAGCAAACGCAAGAAGTTGTTTTCCCATGGGCTGTGGCGACATGCGGTGACCGAGTGGTGAAAGTACCTTTGCTTAAAAACATGATGGGTGCATCAACAGCGGAAAAAGTTATTAGTTCAGTACAACATTTAGAATATGCTTTCGCTAATGCCATCAATACAGTAGCCAAAGCCAAACAAAAGAAAGTCATTATACTAAACGGAAACGGCGAATTAGAAGACCGTTACATAGCCAATTTTATTACAGCAGTAAGAGAGAATTATTACATCGGACCCTTTACTTTAGATTCTGTGGCCAAAAGTCCAAACGAGACTCTAAAATACCTTAAAAAATATGATTTAGCCATAATCGCTAAACCTACTGAAGCTTTCTCTGACGAAGAAAAACAAGTCTTAGACCAGTTCATCATCAACGGTGGAAAAACACTTTGGCTAGTGGACCAAGTCAATATGGAAATGGACAGTTTGTATAACGAAACCGGTACCAATTTAGCTTTCCCAAGAGATTTAGGCTTGAACGATATGTTCTTCAAATACGGTGTTAGAATTCGTCCCGATTTGATTTTTGATTTGCAAAATACGCCTATCGCTTTGGCCACAGGCGAACAAGGAAGTGCGACGCAATACACGCAATATCCTTGGTTTTATTCGCCAATGGTTTATCCAACTACAAACAATCCAATTGTGAGTAATTTGGACGGTATTAAGTTTGACTTTGCCAGCCCAATTGAACTTTTAGGCAATGATATTAAGAAAACTGTTTTACTACAATCTTCAAAAGTTTCAAGATTGGTTGGAACACCTTCGCAAGTGAGTTTGGAAGTGGTTTCTCTTCGTCCTGAACCCAAAGAATTTGCCGGAAAAGGCAATTATCCTGTCGCAGTTTTATTGGAAGGACAATTTCATTCAATGTATGAAAACAGGGTTTTGCCTTTTAAAGACAACACTTTCAAAAACTTGGGCAAAGCCAATAAAATGATAGTGGTTTCAGACGGAGATATCATCAAAAATCAGTTGGATAAAAATGGAGCTCCACTCGAATTGGGTTATGACAAATGGACTAATAATTTGTATGCCAATAAAGAGTTTATGATGAATTGCGTCAATTATTTGTTGGATGACAACGGACTTATTAACATTCGAAGCAAGGAAGTCGATTTGCCAATTTTGGACAAACAAAAAGTCTATGACAACTACACCTATTCGCAAGTCGTAACTGTAGCAGTTCCAATCGTTATCTTGTTGTTATTTGGCGTAGCCTTTACCTTTTTGCGCAAGCGAAAATACAGCAAGTAA
- the dnaN gene encoding DNA polymerase III subunit beta, protein MKFIVSSSYLLKQLQVLGSVINSSNTLPILDNFLFELDHKTLTVSASDLETTMSATLEIDSTSKGSVAVPAKLLLDILKTFPEQPLTFTVEENSTIEISSNSGKYAIAYAPGEEFPKSVSLDNPSSTVVPSEVLATAISKTIFAAGNDDLRPVMSGVFFQFSPEGLIFVATDAHKLVKYARTDVKASQVADFIMPKKPLNILKSILGTSESDVTIEYNDSNATFSFDSYVLTCRLIDGKYPNYEAVIPKENPNKLMINRVLLLNSVRRVAIFSNKTTHQIRLKIAGAELNISAEDIDYSNKAEERLTCDYQGDDMQIGFNSRFLSEMLTNLQSDEIMLEMSMPNRAGILTPIDGLDEGETVTMLVMPVMLNN, encoded by the coding sequence ATGAAGTTTATAGTATCGAGTTCATACTTATTAAAACAACTACAAGTTTTAGGTAGCGTTATCAACAGTAGCAATACCTTGCCTATTTTAGATAATTTCCTATTCGAATTAGACCATAAAACCCTAACCGTTTCGGCTTCTGATTTAGAGACAACTATGTCGGCTACTTTAGAAATTGATTCTACCAGCAAAGGCAGCGTGGCTGTACCGGCGAAATTGTTATTAGATATTCTAAAAACGTTTCCTGAGCAACCCTTAACTTTCACGGTAGAAGAAAACAGCACGATTGAAATCAGTTCCAACTCAGGAAAATATGCGATTGCTTATGCTCCGGGTGAAGAATTTCCAAAATCGGTTAGTTTAGACAATCCGTCATCGACAGTTGTTCCTTCAGAAGTATTGGCGACCGCGATTAGTAAAACCATCTTTGCTGCCGGAAACGACGATTTACGTCCGGTAATGAGTGGTGTGTTTTTTCAGTTCTCTCCGGAAGGTTTGATTTTCGTAGCGACTGATGCACACAAATTAGTGAAATATGCTCGTACCGATGTGAAAGCATCACAAGTGGCCGATTTCATTATGCCAAAGAAACCTTTGAATATTTTAAAAAGCATTTTAGGAACGTCGGAATCTGATGTGACTATCGAATATAACGACTCTAACGCCACTTTCTCTTTTGACAGTTACGTATTGACTTGTCGCTTAATCGATGGAAAATATCCAAACTATGAAGCGGTAATTCCAAAAGAAAATCCAAACAAATTGATGATTAATCGAGTGCTTTTATTGAACTCTGTACGTCGTGTTGCGATTTTCTCTAACAAAACCACACACCAAATTCGTTTGAAAATCGCCGGTGCCGAATTGAACATTTCTGCCGAAGACATTGATTACTCTAACAAAGCCGAAGAGCGTTTGACTTGTGATTACCAAGGTGATGATATGCAAATTGGGTTCAACTCCAGATTCTTATCTGAAATGTTAACCAACTTACAATCGGACGAAATTATGTTGGAAATGTCCATGCCAAACCGCGCCGGAATCCTTACGCCAATTGATGGTTTAGACGAAGGTGAAACCGTTACCATGCTGGTAATGCCGGTAATGCTAAACAACTAA
- a CDS encoding universal stress protein: MKKILIPLDFSETSDNAFIYGLEMANLLKAELVLLHTFVLPVVDNQAISFNYATIYNTIEMANFDHFKEKLPQLRSIASERNLDHIAMNHIMMDGDLLYNIKKVVAEESIDLVVMGTKGAEGWFDTFIGTNTGSVITSVAVPVLSVPADAKYQKIETIAFTTRFRPKDIDALNKVLFYAKKFQAQVKCLYVKTSDSDVNSETINRWKSHFEDEENLQFFIIPDEDVQRTIEDFLDNQSADMLAMLTYKRNFFVELFTTSTTQKLSYYLKTPILALHE; the protein is encoded by the coding sequence ATGAAAAAGATACTGATTCCATTAGATTTTTCCGAGACATCAGACAATGCATTTATCTATGGCTTGGAAATGGCAAATTTATTGAAAGCCGAATTGGTTTTGCTGCATACATTTGTATTGCCTGTGGTTGATAATCAGGCGATATCATTTAATTATGCAACCATTTACAACACAATCGAAATGGCTAATTTTGATCATTTCAAAGAAAAATTACCACAACTTAGAAGCATTGCTTCAGAAAGAAATTTAGATCATATTGCAATGAATCACATTATGATGGACGGCGATTTACTTTATAACATTAAAAAAGTAGTGGCTGAAGAAAGCATTGATTTGGTCGTTATGGGAACCAAAGGTGCCGAAGGTTGGTTTGATACTTTTATAGGAACCAATACGGGTTCTGTAATCACCAGTGTTGCCGTTCCGGTGCTGAGCGTTCCGGCTGACGCCAAATATCAAAAAATTGAAACCATTGCTTTTACCACGCGTTTCAGACCAAAAGATATTGATGCCTTGAACAAAGTATTGTTTTATGCTAAAAAGTTTCAGGCGCAGGTCAAATGCCTTTACGTAAAAACTAGTGATTCTGATGTGAATAGTGAGACTATCAACCGCTGGAAATCTCATTTTGAAGACGAGGAAAATTTACAATTCTTTATCATTCCCGATGAAGATGTACAAAGGACCATTGAGGATTTTTTGGACAACCAAAGCGCAGATATGTTGGCGATGCTGACTTACAAAAGAAACTTTTTTGTCGAACTTTTTACAACGTCTACTACTCAAAAATTATCCTATTATTTGAAAACACCGATTTTGGCTTTGCACGAATAA
- the mnmE gene encoding tRNA uridine-5-carboxymethylaminomethyl(34) synthesis GTPase MnmE, giving the protein MISQETIVALASPSGAGAIAVIRISGNDAITIAEQVFQSVSGKAISKQKTHTIHLGHIVDEGKVYDQVLLSIFKNPHSYTGEDVIEISCHGSTYIQQQIIQLLLRKGCRMAQAGEFTLRAFLNGKLDLSQAEAVADLISSDNEASHQIAMQQMRGGFSNEIAKLREELLNFASLIELELDFAEEDVEFADRTQFKDLLNRIEFVLKRLIDSFAVGNVIKNGIPVAIVGEPNVGKSTLLNALLNEERAIVSDIAGTTRDTIEDELVIEGIGFRFIDTAGIRETKDVVESIGIKKTFEKIEQAQVVLLLVDGSRLSVESLTSVKIEIEKIRNQFPLKPIVIIINKKDLIDQEMLSTINHQLTTDNRQPTTIYISAKNKEGIEDLKNQLMSFVNTGALRNNETIVTNTRHYDSLLKALEEIQKVRFGMDTNLSSDLMAIDIKQALYYFGEITGEVTNDELLGNIFANFCIGK; this is encoded by the coding sequence ATGATTTCACAGGAAACAATAGTGGCTTTAGCTTCGCCTTCGGGTGCCGGTGCGATTGCCGTTATCCGAATTTCGGGTAATGATGCTATTACTATTGCTGAACAAGTATTTCAATCGGTTTCCGGAAAAGCCATCAGTAAGCAAAAAACGCATACGATTCATCTCGGACATATTGTTGATGAGGGAAAAGTGTATGATCAAGTATTGCTTTCTATTTTTAAAAATCCGCATTCATACACGGGTGAAGATGTGATTGAGATTTCGTGTCACGGCTCGACTTATATTCAACAACAAATCATTCAATTATTGCTGCGAAAAGGTTGCCGAATGGCACAAGCGGGCGAATTTACGTTGCGTGCTTTTTTAAACGGCAAACTCGATTTATCACAAGCCGAAGCCGTAGCCGATTTGATTTCTTCGGACAATGAAGCCAGTCACCAAATTGCGATGCAACAAATGCGCGGTGGTTTCAGTAACGAGATTGCCAAACTGCGTGAAGAACTATTGAATTTTGCTTCGCTAATTGAGCTCGAATTAGATTTTGCCGAAGAAGATGTAGAATTCGCCGACCGAACTCAATTCAAAGATTTATTAAACCGAATTGAATTTGTTTTAAAACGATTAATCGATTCTTTTGCCGTGGGTAATGTAATTAAAAACGGAATTCCTGTGGCCATTGTAGGTGAACCCAATGTGGGAAAATCTACTTTATTGAATGCTTTATTAAACGAAGAACGCGCCATTGTTTCCGACATAGCCGGAACCACGCGTGATACCATCGAAGACGAATTAGTCATTGAAGGAATTGGTTTTAGATTTATTGATACTGCCGGAATTCGCGAGACGAAAGATGTTGTAGAAAGCATTGGGATTAAAAAAACTTTTGAGAAAATTGAGCAAGCGCAAGTGGTTTTGCTATTAGTTGATGGTTCTCGGTTGTCAGTTGAGAGTTTGACCAGCGTAAAAATTGAAATCGAAAAGATTCGAAATCAGTTTCCCTTAAAACCCATTGTAATCATCATCAACAAAAAAGATTTGATTGATCAGGAAATGCTTTCAACCATAAACCACCAACTGACAACAGACAACCGACAACCGACAACCATTTATATTTCCGCCAAAAACAAAGAAGGTATTGAAGATTTGAAAAACCAACTCATGTCATTTGTCAACACAGGTGCTTTGCGCAATAACGAAACTATTGTGACCAATACCCGTCATTATGATTCGTTGTTAAAAGCTTTGGAAGAAATTCAGAAAGTACGTTTTGGGATGGATACTAATTTGTCTTCAGACCTAATGGCTATTGACATCAAACAAGCTTTGTATTACTTTGGTGAAATTACCGGCGAAGTGACAAACGATGAACTTTTAGGAAACATCTTCGCCAACTTCTGTATCGGAAAGTAA
- a CDS encoding PAS domain S-box protein, translated as MNFKENLRKVSVWFLTRPNVTGFLIFLIMITILSFLVKLRYEVVRENEHREMSNIINVVRQNFEQVLKNSYTTTLTLAMTINDNGEPENFEEISAQLVNNNAAIDAVQLVPGGVIKYVYPFEENKAALNYDILNTPGIKEEAEKSIQTKLMFFAGPLQLKQGGIAVVGRLPIFKDNQFWGFSAVIIKIETLLKESGIQAIDDSKYYFQFSKKNPTTQKEEFFLPGKINLENKYYQTVTIPDGDWKLYLISRYNNNIFYQLYTSIILGLLLCMISALWITSILKKPAKLQLLIEKQTKKIVKREAEFRAIFTQAPVGIAKLDTNSGHFITVNKEYARIVGYTEEELLATDFQSITHPDDLEKDLNNMDKLKKGLISEFWLEKRYIHKSGRVVWVNLIVATLGKIGDAIENHIAIVEDITNKKRAEEELKQSFELVSEQNKRLLNFSFIVSHNLRSHTSNIELISSLLDGVKTKEEQDEMVDLLKQVSKSLDETLRNLNEVVNIRTNINLTIERLNLSHYIEKSKTLLNQQIINKEAIVKNLVPDYIEINYNAAYLESIVYNFMSNAIRYSHPNRKPIVTISYDETEKALIIADNGIGIDLKRYGDNLFGMYKTFNNNPDAKGIGLFITKNQIDAMGGKIKTESTINEGTIFTIYFK; from the coding sequence ATGAATTTTAAAGAAAATTTGAGAAAAGTTTCGGTTTGGTTTTTGACTAGGCCCAATGTAACGGGCTTTTTAATTTTTCTGATTATGATTACCATATTGAGTTTTTTGGTAAAACTTAGGTATGAGGTAGTTAGGGAAAATGAACATCGAGAAATGTCGAACATTATCAATGTAGTTCGTCAAAATTTTGAGCAAGTACTTAAAAACAGCTACACGACTACGCTAACTTTAGCGATGACCATCAATGACAATGGTGAACCTGAAAACTTTGAAGAAATTTCGGCACAATTGGTTAATAATAACGCAGCTATAGATGCAGTTCAATTGGTTCCCGGTGGTGTAATTAAATATGTGTATCCGTTTGAGGAAAACAAAGCGGCACTTAATTATGATATTTTAAATACGCCGGGCATCAAAGAAGAAGCTGAAAAATCGATTCAAACGAAGTTGATGTTTTTTGCCGGTCCGTTACAACTAAAGCAAGGTGGCATTGCAGTTGTAGGGCGATTGCCTATTTTTAAAGACAATCAATTTTGGGGATTTTCAGCGGTAATTATCAAAATAGAAACTTTACTGAAAGAAAGCGGCATTCAGGCGATTGATGATTCGAAATATTACTTTCAGTTCTCTAAAAAAAATCCGACGACCCAAAAAGAAGAGTTCTTTCTTCCGGGTAAAATTAATTTAGAAAATAAATACTATCAAACCGTTACCATACCTGATGGTGATTGGAAACTCTATTTAATAAGCCGTTATAATAACAATATTTTTTACCAGCTTTATACCTCTATTATATTAGGATTATTGCTTTGCATGATTTCGGCACTATGGATAACCTCGATATTGAAAAAACCGGCCAAACTGCAGCTTTTAATTGAGAAACAAACCAAGAAAATTGTCAAACGCGAAGCCGAATTCAGGGCCATTTTTACTCAGGCACCGGTTGGCATTGCCAAGTTAGACACCAATTCAGGACATTTCATTACGGTTAATAAAGAATACGCCAGAATTGTGGGCTATACTGAAGAAGAGCTTTTGGCAACTGATTTTCAAAGTATAACCCATCCTGATGATTTGGAAAAGGATTTGAATAACATGGACAAACTCAAAAAAGGGTTGATTTCAGAGTTTTGGTTGGAAAAAAGATATATCCATAAATCGGGCCGAGTGGTTTGGGTCAATCTAATTGTTGCCACGTTAGGAAAAATAGGAGATGCTATAGAAAATCACATCGCTATTGTTGAAGACATTACTAATAAAAAACGAGCCGAAGAGGAATTAAAACAATCCTTTGAATTGGTTTCAGAACAAAATAAAAGGCTCTTGAATTTTTCGTTTATTGTATCGCATAATCTTAGATCACACACTAGTAATATTGAGTTAATTTCGAGTCTTTTGGATGGTGTTAAAACCAAAGAAGAACAAGACGAAATGGTTGATTTACTCAAACAAGTATCGAAATCACTTGATGAAACTTTGAGGAATTTGAACGAAGTGGTCAACATCAGAACCAACATTAATTTAACGATTGAGCGTTTGAATCTGAGCCATTACATAGAAAAAAGCAAAACCCTTTTAAACCAACAAATTATTAATAAAGAAGCGATTGTAAAAAATTTGGTTCCCGATTATATTGAAATTAATTACAATGCTGCTTATTTGGAAAGCATTGTTTACAATTTTATGTCAAATGCTATTCGGTACAGCCATCCTAATCGGAAACCGATTGTCACTATTTCCTATGATGAAACAGAAAAAGCACTGATTATAGCAGATAACGGCATTGGAATTGACCTAAAAAGGTATGGTGATAATTTGTTCGGCATGTATAAAACCTTTAACAACAACCCTGATGCTAAAGGAATTGGATTGTTTATTACCAAGAATCAAATTGATGCTATGGGTGGTAAAATAAAAACCGAAAGTACGATTAATGAAGGTACCATTTTTACGATTTACTTCAAATAA
- a CDS encoding endonuclease — translation MLKKLFFCLLMASTSIVQSQVLINEFDSDTPSTDDKEFIELKSEAPNFSLNGYVLVFFNGTGSLADTSYFSISLNGLTTDVNGLILIGNNLVSPVPERVFGVSSIQNGPDGVGLYLGSTADFPMGTTATTTNLIDALVHSNAVAQATNLFPLLGVSTQINENVNSQGTSQSIQRKTDGTWEVKAPTPGANNDGSGFIFNGITITANTAHKNEGDTFPITFTTQTNVTSDLSFSFTLNNGSFNTADFTGTTSVFIPTGSNTFSTTITLVDDIVDEGDEVLKIKFGDLPLGYNRRNDNVEIRVVDNDFSTSPYGTPLNPTFGNVTSTVPIGYYASIEGLSGAALKQGLQDIIANPAVVRAHTYGDITDILKVADQNPLNSNQVWLMYVETPRAKLDFQTSSSSIGSWNREHIYPQSRGGFANATEDTPDGINVWLPTSADDIAAGHSDAHHLRAEDGPENSSRSNKDYGLTGYNGPSGTQGSWKGDVARSVFYMAVRYNGLEVVNGDIPDTTVGQLGDLASLLSWNQSDARDDFEMNRNNYIYTWQMNRNPFIDYPNLADYIWGIHAGEQWFSSLSTNENSTIYFVVYPNPAKDSFTVSGLNSDAVLELYNSLGMKVFKQNFIGQTTMNPNVSTGVYLAKITSNGKSEVRKIVIQ, via the coding sequence ATGCTCAAAAAATTATTTTTCTGTCTGTTGATGGCGTCCACCTCAATAGTACAATCTCAGGTGCTTATTAATGAGTTCGATTCTGATACACCAAGTACCGATGACAAAGAATTTATCGAACTCAAATCAGAAGCACCCAATTTTTCTCTTAATGGCTATGTCTTAGTTTTCTTTAACGGAACAGGGTCTTTAGCCGATACCAGCTATTTTTCAATAAGTCTGAATGGTTTAACTACAGATGTAAATGGTTTGATTCTTATTGGTAATAATTTGGTGTCACCGGTACCGGAACGGGTTTTCGGTGTAAGTTCTATTCAAAATGGTCCTGATGGGGTTGGTTTATATTTAGGGTCAACGGCTGATTTTCCTATGGGAACTACTGCAACCACGACCAATTTGATTGATGCTTTGGTTCATTCAAATGCAGTTGCACAAGCCACAAACTTATTTCCTTTATTAGGGGTAAGCACTCAAATAAATGAAAATGTAAACAGTCAAGGCACCTCGCAATCCATTCAAAGAAAAACAGACGGAACTTGGGAAGTCAAAGCACCAACTCCCGGAGCCAATAATGATGGAAGCGGTTTTATATTCAACGGTATAACCATTACGGCTAATACAGCACATAAAAATGAAGGCGATACTTTCCCTATTACCTTTACAACGCAAACCAATGTAACGAGTGATTTATCATTTTCTTTCACACTCAATAATGGTTCTTTCAATACTGCCGATTTTACCGGAACGACTTCAGTTTTTATTCCCACAGGTTCAAATACTTTTTCTACGACCATTACATTGGTTGATGATATTGTCGATGAAGGCGATGAAGTACTGAAAATAAAGTTTGGCGATTTGCCATTGGGTTACAACCGAAGAAATGACAATGTTGAAATCAGAGTAGTTGATAATGATTTTTCTACTTCACCTTACGGAACACCATTGAATCCAACTTTTGGAAATGTTACCAGTACGGTACCAATAGGGTATTATGCTTCAATAGAAGGATTGTCAGGAGCCGCTTTAAAGCAAGGATTACAAGATATTATTGCCAATCCGGCAGTTGTTCGAGCGCATACTTATGGAGACATAACGGATATTTTAAAAGTAGCCGATCAAAACCCGTTGAATAGCAATCAGGTTTGGTTGATGTATGTGGAAACTCCTAGAGCCAAGTTAGATTTTCAAACTTCTTCCAGCAGTATTGGTTCCTGGAACAGAGAACATATTTATCCGCAATCGCGTGGCGGATTTGCCAATGCTACTGAGGATACTCCGGATGGTATAAATGTATGGTTACCAACCAGCGCAGATGATATTGCAGCAGGTCATTCCGATGCACACCACCTTCGTGCTGAAGACGGACCCGAAAATAGTTCCAGAAGCAACAAAGATTACGGATTAACAGGATACAACGGTCCAAGCGGAACGCAAGGTTCGTGGAAAGGCGATGTGGCCCGATCTGTTTTTTATATGGCAGTTCGTTACAATGGGTTAGAGGTGGTCAATGGAGATATTCCTGATACAACCGTTGGACAATTAGGTGATTTAGCCTCGTTATTATCATGGAATCAATCTGACGCCAGAGACGATTTTGAAATGAACAGAAATAACTACATCTACACTTGGCAAATGAATAGAAATCCATTTATCGATTATCCGAATTTAGCCGATTATATTTGGGGTATTCATGCCGGAGAACAATGGTTTTCGTCGCTTTCTACCAATGAAAATTCAACGATCTATTTTGTAGTTTATCCTAATCCGGCCAAAGATAGTTTTACTGTTTCAGGCTTGAATTCCGATGCTGTATTGGAGCTTTACAATAGTTTAGGGATGAAAGTTTTTAAACAAAATTTTATTGGACAAACTACTATGAATCCTAATGTGAGTACCGGAGTTTATTTGGCCAAAATAACCAGTAACGGTAAATCTGAAGTGAGAAAAATAGTGATTCAGTAA